One genomic segment of Hordeum vulgare subsp. vulgare chromosome 2H, MorexV3_pseudomolecules_assembly, whole genome shotgun sequence includes these proteins:
- the LOC123426983 gene encoding probably inactive leucine-rich repeat receptor-like protein kinase At5g06940 yields the protein MATTSAACLPLLLLLLLLSPLFISSSSAAAAEAEQPVHDLLLSFKASLHDPAGALATWSSSTPYCNWSHVVCTDPASVSLQLQGLGLSGDINATALCRVPGLAGLSLASNAFNQTVPLQLSRCASLASLNLSSAAFWGPLPEQLAALASLASLDLSGNDIDGTVPPGLAALRGLQVLDLRGNRLSGVLHPALFRNLTSLHYLDLSGNQFLESQLPPELGGMASLRWLFLQGSGFSGAIPETFLGLEQLEALDLSMNSLTGAVPPGFGLKFQKLLSLDLSRNGFSGPFPNGVDKCLMLQRFEVQGNAFTGDLPAGLWSLPDLQVIRAENNRFSGRLPEFPGGVSRLEQVQVDNNSFSGAIPQSIGLIRTMYRFSASLNELNGSLPDNLCDSPAMSIINVSHNAISGSIPDFNNCKRLVSLSLSSNGLTGTIPASLGDLPVLTYIDLSSNGLTGAIPAELQNLKLALLNVSYNRLSGRVPPELLSGLPAVFLEGNLGLCGPGLPSDCDAPLRKHQGLALAATVASFVTGLALLAVGVFAACRRTYGSRSSSPWKLVLFHPIRITGEELFAGFHDKNVIGRGAFGKVYLIELQDGQKVAVKRLFSSGKLAFREVKNEMKALAKIRHKNVAKIAGFCYSEGEVSVIYEYFQKGSLHDMICAPKFAVGWNDRLKVALGVAQGLAYLHHDYAPRMLHRNLMSSNVLLADEFEPRVAGFGIHRILGEKAYRSFLDSNLNHKCYIAPEQNFTKNPTNLMDVYSFGVILLELITGRPAEQPSSKDCSDIVSWVRRRINLIDGPSQILDPNVPGTEQQGMKAALELAVRCTSVKPDQRPDMYEVARSLQAL from the exons ATGGCAACCACCAGCGCCGCCTGCCTgcctctcctcctgctcctcctcctcctatcgcCGCTCTTcatctcctcttcctcagcggcaGCGGCGGAAGCAGAGCAGCCAGTACACGACCTCCTGCTCAGCTTCAAGGCCTCCCTGCACGACCCCGCCGGCGCCCTCGCCACCTGGTCCAGCTCCACGCCCTACTGCAACTGGTCGCACGTCGTCTGCACCGACCCCGCCTCCGTCTCGCTCCAGCTCCAGGGCCTCGGCCTCTCCGGCGACATCAACGCCACCGCGCTCTGCCGCGTCCCAGGCCTCGCCGGCCTCAGCCTCGCGTCCAACGCCTTCAACCAGACCGTCCCGCTGCAGCTCTCGCGCTGCGCCTCGCTCGCCTCCCTCAACCTCAGCTCCGCCGCCTTCTGGGGCCCGCTGCCCGAGCAGCTCGCCGCGCTCGCCTCGCTCGCCTCGCTCGACCTCAGCGGCAATGACATCGACGGGACCGTGCCGCCGGGCCTCGCCGCGCTGCGGGGGCTCCAGGTGCTCGACCTGCGCGGCAACCGCCTCTCCGGCGTGCTCCACCCGGCGCTCTTCCGCAACCTCACCAGCCTCCACTACCTCGACCTGTCCGGCAACCAGTTCTTGGAGTCCCAGCTGCCGCCCGAGCTCGGCGGCATGGCCAGCCTCAGGTGGCTCTTCTTGCAGGGGTCGGGGTTCAGCGGCGCGATACCCGAGACCTTCCTTGGGCTGGAGCAACTGGAGGCTCTCGATCTGTCCATGAACAGCTTGACCGGAGCCGTTCCTCCGGGGTTCGGCCTCAAGTTTCAGAAGCTCCTGTCTCTCGATTTGTCGCGCAATGGCTTCTCTGGGCCGTTCCCCAACGGCGTCGACAAGTGCCTGATGCTGCAGAGGTTCGAGGTGCAGGGCAACGCCTTCACCGGGGATCTCCCCGCCGGCCTCTGGTCGCTGCCGGACTTGCAGGTCATCCGCGCCGAGAACAACCGCTTCTCCGGCCGGCTCCCCGAGTTCCCCGGCGGCGTGTCTCGGCTGGAGCAGGTTCAGGTCGACAACAACAGCTTCTCCGGCGCGATACCTCAGAGCATCGGCCTGATCCGCACCATGTACCGCTTCTCCGCCTCACTGAACGAGCTCAACGGCAGCTTGCCGGACAACCTGTGCGACTCGCCGGCGATGAGCATCATCAACGTCTCTCACAATGCCATCTCCGGCTCGATCCCTGACTTCAACAACTGCAAGAGGCTGGTGTCGCTGTCCCTGTCCAGCAACGGTCTCACCGGGACGATCCCAGCCTCCCTCGGGGACTTGCCGGTGCTGACCTACATCGACCTGTCCAGTAATGGCCTCACCGGCGCCATTCCGGCAGAGCTCCAGAACCTGAAGCTTGCGTTGCTCAACGTCTCGTACAACCGGCTCTCCGGCCGCGTGCCTCCGGAGCTGCTCTCCGGCCTCCCCGCCGTGTTTCTCGAGGGGAACTTAGGCCTGTGCGGTCCTGGGTTGCCGAGCGATTGCGATGCGCCATTGAGAAAGCATCAGGGGCTAGCACTGGCTGCGACGGTGGCCTCCTTCGTCACAGGGTTGGCGCTGTTGGCCGTAGGGGTGTTTGCAGCTTGCAGGAGGACATATGGCAGCAGGTCCTCCTCCCCATGGAAGCTGGTGCTGTTCCACCCAATCAGGATCACCGGAGAGGAATTGTTCGCCGGGTTCCACGACAAGAATGTGATCGGAAGAGGAGCATTTGGAAAGGTCTATCTGATTGAGCTACAAGACGGGCAGAAAGTCGCGGTGAAGCGGCTGTTCAGCTCAGGCAAGCTGGCATTCAGAGAAGTGAAGAATGAGATGAAAGCACTGGCGAAAATCCGGCACAAGAATGTTGCAAAGATCGCAGGCTTCTGCTACTCGGAAGGAGAGGTCAGCGTCATATATGAATACTTTCAGAAAGGAAGCTTACATGATATGATCTGTGCGCCCAAGTTCGCGGTGGGATGGAACGACAGGCTGAAGGTTGCACTGGGAGTAGCTCAAGGATTGGCATATCTTCATCATGACTATGCTCCTCGCATGCTGCATCGCAATCTCATGTCGAGCAATGTGCTGCTTGCCGATGAATTTGAGCCCAGGGTTGCTGGGTTTGGGATTCATCGAATCCTTGGGGAAAAGGCCTATCGATCTTTCTTGGATTCAAATTTGAATCACAAGTGCTACATCGCACCAG AGCAAAACTTCACAAAGAACCCAACGAACCTCATGGACGTCTACAGCTTTGGGGTCATTCTCCTGGAGCTCATCACCGGAAGGCCAGCAGAGCAGCCGTCGTCCAAGGACTGCTCGGACATTGTTAGCTGGGTGCGGAGGCGGATCAACCTGATCGACGGCCCATCGCAGATACTCGACCCCAACGTCCCCGGCACAGAGCAACAGGGGATGAAGGCGGCCCTGGAGCTCGCAGTGCGCTGCACGTCTGTGAAGCCTGACCAGAGGCCGGACATGTATGAAGTTGCGAGGTCGCTGCAGGCGCTGTAG
- the LOC123426984 gene encoding uncharacterized protein LOC123426984, translated as MPTRQWSIKFPNLTIASTPAETLGPDGVATIHRRSPPAAAAAMPPFRRWADLPADLLCRIGDSLDLKCYASARGACTAWRCALSPPSPSLLVVLDDARCRPSAASLPTHRSFELKNILSGGRCVGSSNGWLALSVCLFGGQSMFSLFNPITATEILLPPLIYESRWVSKLVFAPNPARDDFAAAAICDIDRLAYVTAGARRWAILDPVRLASGDQLADVVYHEKGRVYCLTRYGDVHVLRLPERRRRKPIVVEDPAGPSEPVITLGSPALSLQGRRQRNLRMICYEHRRWREQQLPIATMKAAFCPDVFMPRRVPPGSVGPDLNAPATVEPMLAEGNLPFDPATCFAAPYNTVSVFTSAKNLVFCDGNLYQIWRNASCTVTLQLPGGGHRRVAENEILVLRYYPRRQPCWDAVTDLGGYSVFVGKNNAVSMYAEDVPGLKGNCVYWIGGRGRDQGMVFDMGTGRSTPCLPVAGAGVVPGPPQSTICWYFLSDIVNNCNISAGRRVYQTRARVRAEREQDLEE; from the coding sequence ATGCCCACCCGACAATGGAGCATAAAATTCCCCAACCTCACAATCGCCTCCACTCCGGCTGAAACCCTAGGACCCGATGGCGTAGCCACCATTCACAGACGcagcccgcccgccgccgccgccgccatgccgcCGTTCAGGCGCTGGGCGGATCTGCCGGCGGACCTCCTCTGCCGCATCGGCGACAGCCTCGACCTCAAGTGCTACGCCAGCGCGCGGGGCGCCTGCACGGCCTGGCGCTGCGCGCTCTCGCCGCCGTCCCCGTCGCTCCTCGTCGTCCTTGACGACGCCAGgtgtcgcccctccgccgcctcgCTCCCCACGCACCGCTCCTTCGAGCTCAAGAACATCCTCTCGGGGGGCCGATGCGTCGGCTCCAGCAACGGCTGGCTCGCCCTCTCCGTCTGCCTCTTCGGCGGCCAGAGCATGTTCAGCCTCTTCAACCCCATCACCGCTACGGAGATCCTTCTGCCGCCGCTGATCTACGAGAGCCGTTGGGTCTCCAAGCTCGTCTTCGCGCCCAACCCCGCCAGGGACgacttcgccgccgccgccatctgcGACATCGACAGGCTCGCCTACGTCACCGCGGGGGCCAGGAGGTGGGCCATCCTCGATCCCGTCCGCCTCGCCAGCGGAGATCAGCTCGCCGACGTTGTCTACCATGAAAAAGGTAGGGTCTACTGCCTCActcgctatggagatgtccacgtGCTCCGCCTGCCGGAGCGCCGCCGCCGGAAGCCTATCGTCGTCGAGGATCCAGCTGGCCCGTCAGAGCCAGTGATTACTTTAGGAAGTCCCGCACTCAGTCTTCAGGGAAGAAGACAGCGCAACTTGCGCATGATCTGCTATGAACATCGTAGATGGAGGGAGCAGCAGCTCCCAATTGCCACGATGAAGGCTGCCTTCTGCCCAGATGTGTTTATGCCTAGGAGAGTTCCTCCTGGATCTGTCGGACCGGACCTAAATGCACCGGCCACAGTTGAGCCCATGTTGGCTGAGGGCAACTTGCCGTTCGACCCTGCTACCTGTTTTGCAGCGCCATACAACACGGTGTCGGTTTTCACTAGTGCCAAGAATCTGGTGTTCTGCGACGGTAACCTCTACCAAATCTGGAGAAATGCTAGCTGCACGGTTACTCTCCAGCTGCCAGGAGGCGGTCACCGCCGTGTAGCCGAGAACGAAATCTTGGTTTTGAGGTATTATCCCCGTCGCCAACCATGCTGGGATGCCGTGACCGATCTGGGAGGCTACTCAGTGTTTGTCGGGAAGAACAATGCGGTGTCCATGTatgctgaagatgtgccaggatTGAAGGGTAATTGTGTGTACTGGATCGGCGGGAGGGGTAGGGATCAGGGCATGGTCTTTGACATGGGTACTGGGAGGTCTACACCTTGCCTTCCCGTTGCTGGTGCTGGGGTTGTTCCGGGGCCTCCACAGAGCACAATCTGCTGGTACTTTCTCAGCGACATAGTGAATAACTGCAACATAAGTGCAGGAAGAAGAGTTTATCAGACCCGGGCAAGGGTCCGGGCTGAACGTGAACAAGATTTGGAGGAGTAA